In Bradyrhizobium sp. 170, the DNA window GGCGGCGACCAGATCGATCTCGACATGATCGCTCTCGAAGCGCCCAAGACCGCTGGATCGAACCAGCGCCATCAGGTCGGGATGCGCGAGCTCACGGCTGACAATGACCTTTCGATTTCCGAGCGCGCCGATCGCGAGTTCGAAAAGCTCGGCGATGATGGGCTGCTGCTCGCAGGCGAGCGGGCAGGCGATCGAAAGTTCGACGGCCGTGTAATCCGGAGGCAGCGAGACCAGCGTTGCGATCGCTTCGAGGCAGCAAGGGCCGCTTCGGGCGATGATCGTGGTGACATTCCAATCGATGGAGCGGCAGAACTTGCGGATCGACTGGCTGGAGATGCCCCCGCCAAAGTATCCGCGCCGCTGATCAAAATCAAAAGACAGGAAAAACGCCTCGAGCCTAGGCAGATCGTGATCGCCTAGAATCTGAAACGATCGCTGGCCGGCCGCCCGCTGCGATGCCAGCGCGAGGCGGGTTTGAATGCTTTCCATGAGCCGTTCTCCTCAAAGGCTACCTTGACGATGCCCGAACATCGTCCGAACGAATGACGAAGGCGGGATTTTGCTTGAAGCTGCGAGAATTTTTGCTGGCGACGCCGCGGCTGACGCGGGCGATCAGCGGTCCCCGGCCTCGCGCCACGGATAGCCGCTGCAGGCGTCTTCGCGTCAACTGTGCTTGGCGTCGTCGGTCGATGTCCCAAAAGGCCCATATCATTAGCGGAATCAGAGCGAGAGAGATCGCGCACAGAAGCGCGCTCAATTCCGGAGCCGACAGGTCGAAAATGAGATCCATGACGTCACCCAATGTTCACCAGGGTTGCAGAGTTTCGGTGATGGAGCGCCCATGTTGCTCTCCTTGGTGACGTTGCAGGTGTCTGGCGCTCGTGCTGCCGCCGAATCTGGCCGCACTTGGCCGGTCCCGAAGTCGCGCTGCAAGGAAGACGGCCGCGCTCTGCATTTTTGCTGATTCGAGCTGCGGCAACGCGCGCCGTCGACCTTGTCAGCGCCCCAACATTACAACCGAAGCGATATGAAGGAAGGTCCAATCCGCGTATGATCGATCAGTCCAATCCAGGCGGCGGTTCACGGTGCGCCGTCACCTCACGCGACATCGCTCATGCCGCTTTCGCGCGTCGAGACATGCGCTCATCGAAGCATCTGCGTAGCCGTCCCAGCCCTTCGGCGATCCGCGCCGTCTCGATCGCCCCATATCCCAGCATGACGCCAGCCCGAGGCTCTCCCTCCAGCGGGAAGGAGCGAATGACAACGCCGAGATCAAAGGCTCGAGATGCAATCGCATCGATATCATCAACCGACGCTCTTCTCGCGTAGGCGGCGACATGCAGCCCGGTGCTCGATGGAACAAGGTCGAGATAATCGCCGAAGTTTCTCTTGATCTCCGAGGTCAGCATCTCATGCCGTTCTCCATAGGAGCGGCCCACCCTGCGAATGTGGCGCGCAAACGTGCCCTCGTCGATGAACTGCGCCAGCGCGCTCTGCGCGATCGTCGCTGTGTGCCAATCGGTAACGTACTTCGCCTTGTGCGCCGCCTCCCGCAGTGACGGCGGCACGACCATGAAGGCCAGCCGGAGAGCCGGCAGCAACGTCTTTGAAAACGTGCCGACATACACAACGCGACCGGTCGAATCGATGGTCTGAAGCGGCTCGAGCGGACGCCCGCCGAAGCGAAACTCGCTGTCATAGTCGTCCTCGACGACAACCGCGTTGTGGCGCTCGGCCCAGGCAAGCAGCGCCCGTCGGCGCGACAGGCTCATGGCCACGCCGAGGGGAAACTGATGCGAGGGCGTCACGTAGACTACCCTGGCTTCGGCGGGCAATGCCTCCACGACCAAACCTTCGCTATCGACCGGCACGCCGATCACGCGTGCACCTAACGCCCTGAACAATTGTTTTGGAGGCAAATAGCCCGGTTTCTCCACGGCTACGACATCGCCGGGATCGAGAAGCACGCGAGCGATGATGTCGAGCGCCTGTTGGGTGCCATTCGTCACGAGGACGTCGTCGGGCGATCCGGAAACGCTGCGTGAGACGCCGATGTGGCGAGCGATCGCCGCGCGCAGGTCCCAATTGCCCGCGGGATTCTCGTAGACACCTGCCGCCATCTCCCGCGAGCGCAGCGCACGGGCGACGACCCGCCGCCAGGTTCGATGTGGAAATAGCGAAGCGTCCGGAAGCCCGGGCCTGAAGTCGAAAGGCGCCACGCGGAGAAAGTGTGGCGGCAGCGGTATCGTGTTCCAAACTCCACGCACTTGAATCGCGCGGGCCGTCGATCGCCTAGTCTTCGATGCCGGTCGTTTCGTCTCAAGATGATGGCTGACGAACGTTCCGGAGCCGGTATGGGATGTCGCAAATCCTTCTGCGAGAAGGCGTTCATACGCGACCGTCACAGTCGATCGTGAGACCCTCAGCGCGGTGGCCAGTTCTCGCGTGGGTGGCAAGCGCTCTCCAGGTCGAAGGCGCCGGTCCAGAATTGCTTGCCGGATCTGGCGGTAGATCTCGCCACTGAGGTCAGTTCGACCAACAAGACTGACGTGAAAAGCCACAATCCTGGTCCATCTTCCTTTGCAATGGACCGGTAACCCTGCACAAAGGTGAACGTTCCATCATACCGCTTCACAGATGTGGAGATGGCAACCGAAGGTTCCTTGAGCGTGAAGCTTATCAGTCAAGGGCAAGGGCCGGTTGTTCGCGGAATGCGTGGTCGTGGAACGCCCGCTCCTGGCGCAAGGCGGTCTGTCGCGAAACATGGTCGACCGTTGACGGGCCGTTCGGTGAAGGAGGCGCAGGGCGAGGTTTAGCCGCGCAGGAGCCGGTACAATTTCAGTCGTCGGAGTTTGGGTCTGTAATCGCGCCGAGAGCCCGATGGTAGCGCCATGGGCGATCGTACCAATTGCGCGAGGATGGAATTGTGCCGCTGATTTGCCCGACGTGTCAAAATGTTTCGCGGGTAGAGAATCCATGCCAGCGACCACCATGCTACTTTGCATGGGGTTGTTTTCGATATTTTAGTTGGAAGCGCGAGCCGCGTCGGCCTTGCGGCTGCCTTTCCTGAGACAATCGCGGGGTGGCTTGCCGGCGCGCGGCCCGCCTTCGCCCTGCGGGCTTCGGCGCGGCAGCCTTCGCTACGAAATGGCTTGCCCAGCCGAAGCTGGCGCAGCCAGCGAAAGCTGGTGGGCCCGGCAGGACTCGAACCTGCAACCAGACCGTTATGAGCGGTCCGGATCAGCAGAACGCCCTTGTTTTCTCGGGTTTTTTTATGTCGATAATTTGCGATCTTCTGCGTTCGTTCACGTTCATGCGGGACCCAACCGGGACCCCGACAGGACCCGAAGAACAAAGGAGAACGGCTGATTCCGCCATATGAGATCAACCCGCCATGCCTACTTACCGCCAATACCCTGAATCTACTGTCCGGTTCTGACCTGGCACTGGCCCAAACACCCACCATCTTCTGGCTGACTAAGCGCTTCCCTGTCGCCGGCCCCGCTCGCAGGGGCACCCTTCGGCAGCCGGTCCGTCCAACCTAGTGTTCTGTGGCGGTGTTTTCAAAAATGGCGATACGCATTTCATTTTCGGCGAGCCGGTTCTGCGGAGTTAAGGCACTCTACTATGAGGTTGTTCAACCACGGGAAGCCAGATGCGTCGTCCTCAGTTCATTGCCGAACATGCACGCAATGCGCGCGGCCTTTTAGGCCGGCTGATCGCCTTCATCATGGCGCGCGAAACCTGGAGCCAGAATCTGCGCGCAATGAATGCGCTCGGCATCGAGCAGGGCGATCACATCCTCGATGTTGGATGTGGCCACGGCCGCAGCCTGACGGAATTGGCCGCGCGGGCTCCTCGGGGACGCATCTTCGGGGTGGACCCCTCTAAGCTGATGGTCCAGATCGCGGCGCAACGAAACCGGCCGCTCGTCGAAGCCTCTCGCATGAACGTCGTCCTTTCGAGTGTTGAATCGCTGCCCTTTCCCGACAATGTCTTCGACAAAGCACAGTGCGTCCACGTGCTCTATTTCTGGAAAGATATCGACATGTCGCTGCGCGAGATCGCGCGTGTATTAAAGCCGGGTGGCCGTCTTGGGTTGCTGTTCCGAACGAACGCTGACCTGAAAGCCATGGCATCGTTTCCACCGGAAATCTATCGCTTTCCGGCGCTGAACGACGTATCGGCTGCTCTCGAACGAGCGGGTATGGACGTCCATATTGTGGGACATGACGCAAACGAACCTGCTCTTGTGCTGGCGACAAAGCGGTAGCCTTGAACTGAGCGATCAGACGGCCGCGATCGTGGCCAAACGTGCGACCACGTCCTCGATCTCGTCGGCTGTGGTGTACCTTCCCAAGCTGAAACGGATCGCCCCCATTCCGATCCTCTCGGGCACGCTCATGGCCGCGAGAACCGGTGAGAGTTCGATCCGGCCCGAATGGCACGCCGAACCTGTCGATGCAGCGACATCGCGTAGCTGGGCTAGGATGTCCGCGCCTATTCTGCCGACGAACGACACGTTGAGCGTGTTAGGCAATCGACGCTTGAGATGGCCGTTGAGTGCAATGCGTTGGCCGAACCTGTTTTGCAGGGCCTGCCCCAAGCGATCGCGCAAGACCTGAATGTGGTTCATCGGTGCAAGGTCCGCAGCCATCGCACAGGCAGCCCCGAGCCCAACAGCGAGCAGAGCGCTCTCGGTTCCGGCGCGTCGGCCCGATTCGTGCCCGGCGCCGTGGATCAGAGGCTCAAGTTCAAGTCCTCGCCTGACGTACAGCGCACCGACGCCTTTCGGGGCGTAAAGCTTGTGACCGGCGACCGTAAGCATATCGACGCCGAGTTCGTTCACCCTGGTCGGGATTTTTCCGACTGATTGCGCCGCATCGGTGTGAAAACGGATCCCGTGCTGCCGCGCGATCGCGCCGATTTCCGCGATCGGCTGTATGGTGCCAACTTCGTTGTTGGCGTGCATGATGCTGATCAGCACCGTCTGCGGAGTAATGGCGCGCCGCACGTCCTCTGGATCGATCAAGCTGTCCGATCCACCGGGAGATGAGTAACCGAGGCGCCGAACCCTTGGAGAAATCGGCAGGGAGCGAGAACAGCCGGATGCTCGATTGCTGAGGTGATGATGTGCGCCCCGTGGCGGTTGGGCGCGAAGAACGTGCCCTTGATTGCGAGGTTGTCTGCTTCGCTGCCGCCGCTGGTGAACACGATCTCCTCTGGTGCAGCGCCGATCAGCGCGGCGACCTGGCCGCGGGCGCGCTCCAGGGCGGCCTTGGCCGGCGTGCTCGCCCAATGCCCGCTCGATGGGTTGCCGAAGGCCTCCTCCAGCAATGGCCGCATGGCCGCCGAGACTGCAGGATCCACCGGCGTGCTTGCGTTGTAGTCGAGACAGATTGGCGGCATCGTCGCAGTCACTTGCCTTGC includes these proteins:
- a CDS encoding PLP-dependent aminotransferase family protein — its product is MRGVWNTIPLPPHFLRVAPFDFRPGLPDASLFPHRTWRRVVARALRSREMAAGVYENPAGNWDLRAAIARHIGVSRSVSGSPDDVLVTNGTQQALDIIARVLLDPGDVVAVEKPGYLPPKQLFRALGARVIGVPVDSEGLVVEALPAEARVVYVTPSHQFPLGVAMSLSRRRALLAWAERHNAVVVEDDYDSEFRFGGRPLEPLQTIDSTGRVVYVGTFSKTLLPALRLAFMVVPPSLREAAHKAKYVTDWHTATIAQSALAQFIDEGTFARHIRRVGRSYGERHEMLTSEIKRNFGDYLDLVPSSTGLHVAAYARRASVDDIDAIASRAFDLGVVIRSFPLEGEPRAGVMLGYGAIETARIAEGLGRLRRCFDERMSRRAKAA
- a CDS encoding class I SAM-dependent methyltransferase, encoding MRRPQFIAEHARNARGLLGRLIAFIMARETWSQNLRAMNALGIEQGDHILDVGCGHGRSLTELAARAPRGRIFGVDPSKLMVQIAAQRNRPLVEASRMNVVLSSVESLPFPDNVFDKAQCVHVLYFWKDIDMSLREIARVLKPGGRLGLLFRTNADLKAMASFPPEIYRFPALNDVSAALERAGMDVHIVGHDANEPALVLATKR